One window from the genome of Pseudomonas frederiksbergensis encodes:
- a CDS encoding pilin, translating to MRKQKGFTLIELLIVVAIIGILATFALPQYSRYQARAKATAGLAEVSALRVAFEDVMNQGTNPTLANIGGTSPTSNCTMTVSGTASAGTGSIACALLNAPAPVLGRTITLSRSAEGVWTCASTAAQEFLPAGCTGAAPAS from the coding sequence ATGAGAAAGCAAAAGGGTTTTACGCTGATCGAGCTGCTGATCGTGGTGGCGATCATTGGGATCCTGGCGACGTTTGCGTTGCCGCAGTATTCCCGGTATCAGGCACGGGCCAAGGCAACGGCGGGCTTGGCGGAAGTTTCTGCCTTGAGGGTGGCGTTTGAGGATGTCATGAACCAGGGCACCAACCCGACCTTGGCGAACATTGGGGGCACGTCGCCCACCAGTAACTGCACCATGACCGTTTCAGGCACCGCATCGGCTGGGACGGGCAGTATCGCGTGCGCACTGTTGAATGCACCGGCCCCTGTTTTAGGTAGGACTATTACGCTCTCCCGGTCTGCGGAGGGTGTCTGGACGTGCGCCTCGACAGCCGCTCAGGAGTTCTTGCCAGCGGGCTGTACGGGCGCCGCACCTGCTTCTTAA
- a CDS encoding methyl-accepting chemotaxis protein, whose amino-acid sequence MQQNLRQTLQSISGSAAQLATAADELNAVTLDSTQSLQQQNTEIEQAATAVTEMTTAVEEVARNAVSTSDATRLSSESATLGQERVSDTVEAISALADDVQVTGGLVQSLASQSQDIGKVLDVIRAIAEQTNLLALNAAIEAARAGESGRGFAVVADEVRALAYRTQQSTQEIEQMVQGMRNGATQALDSMQASSSRAASTLAMAERAGEALQTITASVHQIHERNLVIASAAEEQAQVAREVDRNLVNIRDLSVRSATGADQTSASSHELSQLANSLRTMVQRFQV is encoded by the coding sequence ATGCAGCAGAACCTCCGTCAGACCTTGCAAAGCATCAGTGGCTCTGCGGCTCAACTGGCGACCGCTGCCGATGAGCTGAATGCGGTCACGCTCGACAGCACCCAGAGCCTGCAACAGCAGAACACTGAAATCGAACAGGCCGCCACTGCCGTCACTGAGATGACCACCGCCGTTGAGGAAGTCGCGCGCAACGCCGTTTCCACCTCCGACGCCACCCGTCTATCCAGCGAGTCGGCGACGTTGGGGCAGGAGCGGGTCAGCGACACCGTCGAGGCCATCAGCGCGCTTGCCGATGACGTGCAGGTTACAGGCGGCCTGGTGCAGTCACTGGCCAGCCAGTCCCAGGACATCGGCAAGGTGCTGGATGTGATCCGGGCCATTGCCGAGCAGACCAACCTGCTGGCCTTGAACGCGGCCATCGAAGCGGCCAGGGCGGGGGAGAGCGGTCGTGGTTTTGCGGTGGTCGCCGACGAAGTGCGAGCCTTGGCTTATCGCACGCAGCAATCGACCCAGGAAATCGAGCAGATGGTCCAGGGCATGCGTAACGGCGCCACCCAGGCGCTCGACTCCATGCAGGCCAGCTCCAGCCGCGCGGCGAGCACGTTGGCGATGGCGGAACGGGCGGGCGAGGCATTGCAGACCATTACCGCGTCAGTGCACCAGATCCACGAACGCAACCTGGTGATCGCCAGCGCCGCCGAGGAGCAAGCGCAAGTGGCCCGTGAGGTGGATCGCAACCTGGTCAATATTCGTGATCTGTCCGTGCGCTCGGCCACCGGGGCGGACCAGACGAGTGCGTCCAGCCATGAGCTGTCACAACTGGCGAATTCGTTGCGCACGATGGTGCAGCGGTTTCAGGTTTGA
- a CDS encoding MOSC domain-containing protein, which produces MSPLQELIAAVPQQGRVRWIGVRPQGHAPMIELDAVEARLEAGLTGDHARPGIRNARQVTLIQWEHLAVISSLMGRPEGQPVQPQELRRNIVVSGINLFSLKGRRFRIGQAIFETTGWCQPCARLERNLGEGTFQAVRGHGGITARVLQSGIIRLDDSLCVEPVPASGYANFNAG; this is translated from the coding sequence GTGAGCCCATTGCAGGAATTGATCGCCGCTGTGCCACAACAAGGTCGCGTGCGCTGGATCGGTGTGCGTCCCCAGGGCCATGCGCCGATGATCGAACTGGACGCCGTGGAGGCGCGCCTGGAGGCCGGATTGACCGGCGACCACGCCCGCCCCGGCATTCGCAATGCGCGGCAAGTGACGTTGATTCAATGGGAGCACCTGGCCGTGATCAGTTCACTGATGGGCCGTCCCGAGGGTCAGCCGGTGCAGCCTCAAGAACTGCGGCGCAATATTGTAGTGAGCGGGATCAACCTGTTCAGCCTCAAGGGCCGGCGTTTTCGCATCGGCCAGGCGATCTTCGAAACCACCGGCTGGTGCCAGCCCTGTGCACGACTGGAACGAAACCTCGGCGAAGGCACCTTCCAGGCCGTACGCGGCCATGGCGGAATTACCGCGCGGGTGCTACAAAGCGGAATCATTCGCCTGGATGACAGCCTTTGCGTCGAACCTGTCCCGGCGAGCGGCTACGCTAATTTCAATGCCGGATAG
- the pilB gene encoding type IV-A pilus assembly ATPase PilB: MNDIALSGLAKQLVLAELITEQSAQQAFQQAQRNRVPLVSYLVQNKMIQSRQVAEIASEHFGIALLDLNSLDKDNQPTGLVSEKLVRQHHALPLWRRGNKLYVGISDPTNHQAINDIQFSTGLTTEAILVEDDKLSDAIEKFFESSSTGLEGMTDVDLDGLDIESIDDRKQDTIAGQDGDDAPVVRFVNKMLLDAIKGGSSDLHFEPYEKTYRVRVRTDGMLREVAKPPIQLANRIAARLKVMASLDISERRKPQDGRLKMRLSKTKSIDFRVNTLPTLWGEKVVIRILDPSSAQMGIDALGYEPEQKDLYMAALKQPQGLILVTGPTGSGKTVSLYTGLNILNTVDINISTAEDPVEINMEGINQVNVNPRQGLDFAHALRSFLRQDPDVIMVGEIRDLETAEIAIKAAQTGHLVLSTLHTNSAAETLIRLQNMGIPGFNIATAVHLIIAQRLARKLCAQCKRAIEIPEETLLKEGFPRERIGSFTIYEPVGCEQCNNGYKGRVGVYEVVKNTPELQRLIMAEGNSLEIDLQMRKDGFNDLRTSGLFKVMQGITSLEEINRVTKD, translated from the coding sequence ATGAATGACATCGCCCTCAGCGGCCTGGCCAAGCAATTGGTGTTGGCTGAACTGATCACCGAACAAAGCGCGCAGCAGGCTTTTCAACAGGCCCAGCGCAATCGAGTGCCCCTGGTCAGTTACCTGGTGCAGAACAAAATGATCCAGAGTCGCCAGGTGGCGGAAATTGCCTCGGAGCATTTCGGTATCGCCCTGCTGGACCTCAACAGCCTCGATAAGGACAACCAGCCCACCGGCCTGGTCAGCGAAAAACTGGTGCGCCAGCACCACGCGCTACCGCTATGGCGGCGCGGCAACAAGCTGTACGTAGGTATTTCCGACCCCACCAATCATCAAGCCATCAACGACATCCAGTTCAGCACCGGCCTCACCACCGAAGCCATCCTGGTGGAAGACGACAAGCTCAGCGACGCCATCGAGAAATTCTTCGAATCCAGCAGCACCGGGCTGGAGGGCATGACGGATGTCGATCTCGACGGCCTGGACATCGAGTCGATCGACGACCGCAAGCAGGACACCATCGCCGGCCAGGACGGCGACGATGCGCCCGTGGTGCGCTTCGTCAACAAGATGCTGTTGGATGCCATCAAGGGCGGCTCTTCCGACTTGCACTTCGAGCCCTATGAAAAAACCTACCGGGTGCGGGTGCGTACCGACGGCATGCTGCGGGAGGTCGCCAAGCCCCCCATCCAACTGGCCAACCGCATTGCCGCGCGCCTGAAAGTCATGGCAAGCCTGGACATTTCCGAGCGACGCAAGCCCCAGGACGGTCGGTTGAAGATGCGCCTGTCGAAAACCAAGTCCATCGATTTCCGGGTCAATACCCTGCCCACGCTCTGGGGCGAAAAAGTGGTCATCCGGATTCTCGATCCCTCCAGCGCGCAAATGGGCATCGACGCCCTGGGCTACGAACCGGAGCAGAAAGACCTGTACATGGCGGCCCTCAAGCAACCGCAAGGGCTGATCCTGGTGACCGGGCCGACCGGCTCGGGCAAGACCGTGTCGCTCTATACCGGCCTGAACATCCTCAATACCGTGGATATCAACATCTCGACCGCCGAGGACCCGGTGGAGATCAACATGGAGGGCATCAACCAGGTCAACGTGAATCCGCGCCAGGGCCTGGATTTCGCCCATGCCCTGCGCTCGTTCCTGCGCCAGGACCCGGACGTGATCATGGTCGGTGAGATCCGCGACCTGGAAACTGCCGAGATCGCCATCAAGGCCGCACAGACCGGGCACCTGGTGTTGTCCACCCTGCACACCAACAGCGCCGCCGAAACACTGATCCGCCTGCAGAACATGGGCATCCCTGGCTTCAACATCGCCACGGCGGTGCACTTGATCATTGCCCAGCGCCTGGCGCGCAAGCTGTGTGCCCAGTGCAAAAGAGCCATCGAGATTCCCGAGGAAACCCTGCTCAAGGAAGGTTTCCCCCGGGAACGCATCGGCTCATTCACGATCTATGAGCCGGTCGGTTGCGAACAGTGCAACAACGGCTACAAGGGTCGCGTGGGGGTATACGAAGTGGTGAAGAACACGCCTGAGCTGCAACGGCTGATCATGGCCGAAGGCAACTCCCTGGAAATCGATCTGCAAATGCGCAAGGACGGCTTCAACGACTTGCGCACCTCGGGGCTGTTCAAAGTGATGCAAGGCATCACCAGCCTCGAAGAAATCAACCGGGTCACCAAGGATTGA
- a CDS encoding prepilin peptidase, translating to MPLSEFFVLYPLAFVLTALLLGLIIGSFLNVLVWRLPKMLDREWRLQAQDLLGLPAQAPGPVYNLMLPHSQCPHCGHRIRAWENIPLLSYLMLRGRCSSCAAPIGKRYPLTELACGALSAFLAWHFGFGWHAAMAMVLSWGLLSMSLIDAEHQLLPDSLVLPLLWLGLIVNSFELFVSLHQALWGAVAGYLALWSVFWVFKLITGKEGMGYGDFKLLAMLGAWGGWQILPLTLLLSSLVGAVVGVIVLRMRDAPTSTQIPFGPYLAIAGWIALLWGGQITDFYWQSVGF from the coding sequence ATGCCCTTGAGCGAATTCTTCGTGCTTTACCCCTTGGCGTTCGTGCTCACCGCACTGCTGCTTGGGCTGATCATCGGCAGTTTCCTCAATGTGTTGGTGTGGCGCCTGCCGAAGATGCTCGACCGCGAATGGCGCCTGCAAGCCCAGGACCTGCTGGGCCTGCCGGCGCAAGCCCCTGGTCCGGTCTACAACCTGATGCTGCCCCATTCCCAATGTCCCCATTGCGGTCACCGTATCCGGGCCTGGGAAAATATCCCGCTGTTGAGCTACCTGATGCTGCGCGGCCGCTGTTCAAGTTGCGCCGCGCCCATCGGCAAGCGTTACCCCCTGACCGAACTGGCCTGCGGCGCGCTGTCGGCGTTCCTTGCCTGGCATTTCGGCTTCGGCTGGCACGCCGCGATGGCGATGGTGCTGAGTTGGGGCCTGCTGTCCATGAGCCTGATCGACGCCGAGCACCAACTGCTGCCCGACTCCCTGGTCTTGCCGTTGTTGTGGCTGGGGCTGATCGTCAACAGCTTCGAGCTGTTCGTCTCGCTGCACCAGGCATTGTGGGGCGCGGTGGCGGGTTATCTGGCGCTGTGGTCGGTGTTCTGGGTGTTCAAGCTGATCACCGGCAAGGAAGGCATGGGCTACGGCGATTTCAAGCTGCTGGCGATGCTGGGCGCCTGGGGTGGCTGGCAAATCCTGCCGCTGACACTGCTGCTGTCTTCGCTGGTGGGCGCTGTCGTCGGCGTCATTGTGCTGCGCATGCGGGACGCCCCGACATCGACACAGATCCCCTTCGGCCCCTATCTGGCGATTGCCGGCTGGATTGCGTTGCTCTGGGGTGGTCAAATAACCGACTTCTATTGGCAGTCAGTCGGTTTCTAA
- a CDS encoding energy-coupling factor ABC transporter permease encodes MIGAELLSPQTLAVGWLIYVPAIAWAVARAPWVELFTDSRRQHLLFGTVFALFMLWLVRRDFDTGVSYHFIGLTAVTLLLDWPLAILGGLIAQLALVLLGRQDLIAVGINGALLILLPVLITECCAILVERAQPRNLFVYIFCSGFLAAALSALVCLLLGLGLLWHDGIFVMPYWLEDFIGYLWLIIFPEAFINGMVVSALVVFSPEWLETFNRTRYLSAPWNDDDKP; translated from the coding sequence ATGATCGGTGCCGAGTTGCTCTCGCCGCAAACCCTGGCGGTTGGCTGGCTGATCTATGTGCCGGCGATAGCCTGGGCGGTGGCGCGCGCGCCGTGGGTCGAGCTGTTTACCGACAGCCGCCGTCAGCACCTGCTGTTTGGTACGGTGTTCGCCCTGTTCATGTTGTGGCTGGTACGACGCGACTTCGACACTGGCGTCTCGTATCACTTCATCGGCCTGACCGCCGTCACCTTGCTGCTGGACTGGCCGCTGGCGATTCTTGGCGGGCTTATCGCCCAGCTTGCGCTGGTGCTGTTGGGGCGCCAGGACTTGATAGCCGTTGGCATCAATGGCGCGCTGTTGATTCTCTTGCCGGTGCTGATCACCGAATGCTGCGCAATCCTGGTGGAGCGTGCCCAACCGCGCAATTTGTTTGTGTATATCTTCTGTTCCGGTTTCCTGGCGGCCGCGCTTTCGGCGCTGGTGTGCCTGCTGCTGGGGCTGGGCCTGCTCTGGCATGACGGCATTTTCGTCATGCCTTACTGGCTGGAGGATTTCATTGGCTACCTCTGGCTGATCATCTTCCCCGAGGCCTTCATCAACGGCATGGTGGTCAGCGCATTGGTGGTGTTCAGCCCAGAATGGCTCGAGACTTTCAACCGCACGCGCTATCTGTCGGCGCCCTGGAACGATGACGACAAGCCTTGA
- a CDS encoding DUF1780 domain-containing protein, with amino-acid sequence MDDSDYLRLLTIAAEQANAFLSNARKWERERWVCQRLLQGLNVPYRADEFAPAGEPPDVLFRDANFEVFFVLDEGRRLNDEWRDELQRRRSAFSLSQLVRREAKPRRIPANEFLMRLAPTLRKKAHNYTERGMDLGELDIIAFASLKREVLDLNSHFPPPTEYLRQGWRSLSLVGPTFARVLFAHPDAPDFLRGNLGRSIVFDVGISL; translated from the coding sequence ATGGATGACTCCGATTATTTACGCCTGCTGACCATCGCGGCCGAGCAAGCCAACGCCTTCCTCTCCAACGCCCGCAAATGGGAGCGTGAGCGTTGGGTCTGCCAGCGCCTGCTGCAAGGGCTGAACGTGCCTTATCGCGCCGATGAGTTCGCCCCCGCTGGTGAGCCGCCAGACGTGTTGTTCCGCGATGCGAATTTCGAAGTGTTTTTCGTGCTCGATGAAGGCCGCCGCCTCAACGACGAGTGGCGCGACGAATTGCAGCGTCGCCGCAGTGCCTTTTCCCTGAGCCAGTTGGTGCGGCGCGAGGCCAAGCCCCGGCGGATTCCGGCCAATGAGTTCCTGATGAGGCTGGCACCGACCCTGCGCAAGAAAGCCCACAACTACACCGAGCGCGGCATGGACCTGGGGGAGCTGGACATCATCGCGTTCGCCAGTCTCAAGCGCGAAGTCCTGGACCTCAACAGCCATTTCCCGCCCCCGACCGAATACCTGCGCCAGGGCTGGCGCTCGTTGTCGCTGGTTGGGCCGACCTTCGCCCGGGTACTGTTCGCCCACCCCGATGCACCTGATTTCCTGCGGGGCAACCTGGGCCGCAGCATCGTCTTCGATGTGGGGATCAGTCTGTGA
- the coaE gene encoding dephospho-CoA kinase (Dephospho-CoA kinase (CoaE) performs the final step in coenzyme A biosynthesis.) — MSSPLKKPWILGLTGGIGSGKSAAAQHFIDLGVHTVDADHAARWVVEPGRPALEKIAEHFGPGVLQADGTLDRSALRTLIFEDADERRWLETLLHPLIADEIAHHLGQAKSPYAILVSPLLIESGQYAMTQRILVIDAPERLQVERTLQRDQTSEQQVQAILKAQSSRQDRLSHADDVLVNDRDLAWLHSEVERLHHFYLTLRGGQP; from the coding sequence ATGAGCAGCCCTTTGAAAAAACCCTGGATTCTCGGCCTGACCGGTGGCATCGGCAGCGGCAAGAGCGCGGCAGCCCAGCACTTTATCGACCTGGGCGTGCACACGGTCGATGCCGACCATGCGGCGCGCTGGGTGGTCGAACCTGGACGTCCGGCACTGGAAAAGATTGCCGAGCACTTCGGTCCTGGCGTGTTGCAGGCAGACGGCACGCTGGATCGGTCGGCGCTGCGCACGCTGATCTTCGAGGATGCCGATGAGCGCCGTTGGCTCGAAACGCTGCTGCATCCGCTGATCGCCGACGAAATCGCCCATCACCTGGGCCAGGCAAAATCACCCTATGCGATCCTGGTATCACCGCTGTTGATCGAGTCGGGACAATACGCGATGACCCAGAGGATCCTGGTGATCGACGCGCCTGAACGACTGCAGGTCGAACGCACCTTGCAGCGCGACCAGACCAGCGAACAGCAGGTCCAGGCAATCCTCAAGGCCCAATCCAGCCGCCAGGACCGCCTGAGCCATGCCGACGATGTGCTGGTCAACGACCGCGACCTTGCCTGGCTGCACAGCGAGGTCGAACGCCTGCATCACTTTTACCTTACCTTGCGTGGAGGCCAACCATGA
- a CDS encoding type II secretion system F family protein, with protein MAVKAVKTDVYTWEGKDRKGTKMSGELTGQSPALVKAQLRKQGINPGKVRKKSTSIFSKGKRIKPLDIALFTRQMATMLKAGVPLLQAFDIIGEGFDNPNMRKLVDEVKQEVAAGNSFAASLRKCPQYFDELYCNLVDAGEQAGALDTLLDRVATYKEKSEALKAKIKKAMTYPAAVIAVAAVVTSILLIKVVPQFESVFSGFGAKLPAFTLMVIGLSEFLQEWWWVLLGGLVGGFFGVKQALKRSQAFRDWRDKWLLKLPLVGALMYKSAVARYARTLSTTFAAGVPLVEALDSVSGATGNVVFKRAVQRIRQDVSTGMQLNFSMRTSGIFPNLAIQMTAIGEESGALDDMLDKVASFYEAEVDNLVDNLTSLMEPFIMVILGVVVGGLVVAMYMPIFQLGSAI; from the coding sequence ATGGCGGTCAAGGCAGTAAAAACCGACGTCTATACGTGGGAAGGCAAAGACCGCAAAGGCACGAAAATGTCCGGCGAACTGACCGGCCAGAGCCCGGCACTGGTCAAGGCACAGCTGCGTAAACAAGGCATCAACCCGGGCAAGGTTCGCAAGAAATCCACGTCGATATTCAGCAAGGGCAAGCGCATCAAGCCGCTGGACATCGCGCTGTTCACCCGCCAGATGGCGACGATGCTCAAGGCGGGCGTGCCGCTGTTGCAGGCGTTCGACATCATTGGCGAGGGCTTCGACAATCCGAATATGCGCAAATTGGTGGACGAGGTGAAACAGGAAGTCGCCGCCGGCAACAGCTTCGCCGCCTCCCTGCGCAAATGCCCACAGTATTTCGATGAGTTGTATTGCAACCTGGTGGACGCCGGCGAGCAAGCCGGCGCCCTGGACACGCTGCTGGACCGCGTCGCGACCTACAAGGAAAAAAGCGAAGCCCTCAAGGCCAAGATCAAGAAAGCCATGACCTATCCTGCCGCGGTGATCGCTGTCGCGGCGGTGGTCACGAGCATCCTGCTGATCAAGGTCGTGCCGCAGTTCGAGTCGGTCTTCTCAGGCTTTGGCGCAAAACTACCGGCCTTCACGCTGATGGTCATCGGCTTGTCGGAGTTTCTGCAAGAATGGTGGTGGGTATTGCTGGGCGGGCTGGTGGGGGGATTTTTCGGCGTCAAACAGGCGCTCAAGCGCTCCCAGGCCTTTCGTGATTGGCGAGACAAATGGCTGCTCAAGCTGCCCTTGGTCGGCGCCTTGATGTACAAGTCCGCCGTGGCTCGCTACGCCCGTACGCTGTCGACGACGTTCGCCGCCGGCGTGCCACTGGTCGAAGCCCTCGACTCTGTGTCGGGCGCCACTGGCAACGTGGTGTTCAAGCGTGCCGTGCAACGCATTCGACAGGATGTCTCGACCGGCATGCAGTTGAATTTCTCGATGCGTACGTCCGGCATTTTCCCGAACCTGGCAATCCAGATGACCGCCATCGGCGAAGAATCCGGCGCGCTGGACGACATGCTCGACAAGGTGGCAAGTTTTTATGAAGCCGAAGTGGATAATCTGGTGGACAACCTCACCAGCCTGATGGAACCCTTCATCATGGTCATCCTGGGGGTGGTCGTCGGCGGCCTGGTGGTTGCCATGTACATGCCCATCTTCCAACTCGGCTCTGCGATCTGA
- the yacG gene encoding DNA gyrase inhibitor YacG, producing the protein MSQPPIVDCPTCGAPVEWTPENKFRPFCSDRCKLIDLGAWASEEHKIPVAPDAEDELFSEDFNPRSHH; encoded by the coding sequence ATGAGCCAACCCCCAATCGTCGATTGCCCAACCTGTGGCGCCCCGGTTGAATGGACCCCTGAGAACAAATTCCGGCCGTTCTGTTCAGATCGCTGCAAGCTGATCGACCTGGGCGCCTGGGCGTCGGAAGAACACAAGATTCCCGTGGCCCCGGATGCCGAGGATGAGTTGTTCAGCGAAGACTTCAATCCTCGCTCCCACCATTGA
- a CDS encoding DUF3094 family protein, with translation MTSRLNPDDQKHVEEYLQLSQHRVERRPFRPWMLLVVVLAITIGLGLLSRLISYLTL, from the coding sequence ATGACCAGCCGCCTGAACCCAGATGACCAGAAGCATGTCGAAGAGTACCTGCAACTGTCCCAGCACCGAGTCGAGCGCCGGCCTTTCCGGCCGTGGATGCTCCTGGTGGTGGTACTGGCCATCACGATTGGCCTGGGCCTGTTGAGCCGATTGATCAGTTACCTGACGCTATGA
- a CDS encoding NAD(P)/FAD-dependent oxidoreductase, with translation MTHRIVIVGGGAGGLELATRLGKTLGKRGTASVMLVDANLTHIWKPLLHEVAAGSLNSSEDELNYVAQAKWNHFEFQLGRMSGLDRENKRIQLAATYDEAGVELLPARELGYDTLVIAVGSTTNDFGTEGAAQHCLFLDTRKQAERFHQQLLHHYLRAHAGQTDVIERISVAIVGAGATGVELAAELHNAAHELHAYGLDRIKPENMHITLIEAGPRVLPALPERIGGPVHKTLEKLGVNVMTNAAVSQVTADSLITADGKVIGASLKVWAAGIRAPEFLKEIDGLETNRINQLQVLPTLQTTRDENIFAFGDCAACPQQGSDRNVPPRAQAAHQQASLLAKSLKLRIEGKALPAYKYTDYGSLISLSRFSAVGNLMGNLTGSVMLEGWLARMFYVSLYRMHQMALYGVFRTAMLMLGSKIGRGTEPRLKLH, from the coding sequence ATGACTCATCGTATTGTCATCGTTGGCGGCGGCGCCGGCGGTCTGGAGTTGGCTACCCGTCTGGGTAAGACTCTGGGCAAGCGTGGTACGGCCAGCGTAATGCTGGTCGACGCGAACCTGACCCACATCTGGAAACCGCTGCTGCACGAAGTCGCCGCCGGTTCCCTGAACTCCTCCGAAGACGAACTCAACTATGTCGCCCAGGCAAAATGGAACCACTTCGAGTTCCAGCTCGGGCGCATGAGCGGTCTGGATCGAGAGAACAAAAGAATCCAACTGGCCGCCACCTATGACGAGGCGGGCGTAGAACTGTTGCCGGCCCGGGAACTGGGCTACGACACGCTGGTGATCGCGGTGGGTAGCACCACCAACGATTTCGGCACCGAAGGCGCGGCGCAACACTGCCTGTTCCTCGACACCCGCAAACAGGCCGAACGCTTCCACCAGCAATTGCTTCACCACTACCTGCGTGCCCATGCAGGGCAGACCGATGTCATCGAGCGCATCAGCGTCGCCATCGTCGGAGCGGGCGCGACTGGCGTCGAACTCGCGGCCGAGCTGCACAACGCCGCCCACGAATTGCATGCCTACGGCCTGGACCGGATCAAACCGGAGAACATGCACATAACCCTGATCGAGGCGGGCCCACGGGTCTTGCCGGCCCTGCCGGAACGCATCGGCGGGCCGGTGCACAAGACCTTGGAAAAGCTCGGCGTCAACGTGATGACCAATGCCGCCGTCAGCCAAGTGACCGCCGACAGCCTGATCACCGCGGATGGCAAAGTGATCGGTGCAAGCCTGAAAGTCTGGGCGGCCGGGATTCGCGCGCCAGAATTCCTCAAGGAGATCGATGGGCTGGAGACCAACCGGATCAACCAGTTGCAAGTGCTGCCGACGCTGCAGACCACTCGCGACGAAAACATCTTTGCCTTCGGCGATTGCGCCGCCTGCCCACAACAGGGCAGCGACCGCAACGTTCCGCCACGCGCCCAGGCCGCGCACCAGCAAGCCTCGCTGCTGGCCAAATCGCTGAAGCTGCGGATCGAAGGCAAGGCCCTGCCGGCATACAAATACACCGACTACGGCTCGCTGATCTCGCTGTCGCGCTTCTCGGCGGTGGGCAACCTGATGGGCAACCTGACCGGCAGCGTGATGCTCGAAGGCTGGCTGGCGCGGATGTTCTATGTCTCGCTGTATCGCATGCACCAGATGGCACTGTATGGCGTGTTCCGCACGGCGATGCTGATGTTGGGCAGCAAGATCGGGCGCGGGACCGAGCCGCGGCTGAAGTTGCACTGA